From a region of the Sminthopsis crassicaudata isolate SCR6 chromosome 6, ASM4859323v1, whole genome shotgun sequence genome:
- the LOC141547489 gene encoding olfactory receptor 10AG1-like, which translates to MADQNLTIVEEFILLGFSEFPNFQRFLFVLFLFIYISILLGNCLIIVITNVEPALQTPMYYFLGNFSFLEICYTSVTLPRILMNLWSQKRNISLVSCAVQLCFFLILGAVECFLLAVMAYDRYIAICKPLYYPLIMNYKMCVQMVIGSWITGIPVLIGQTYQVFSVPFCGSNKLNHVFCDMPPLMKLACGDTSWNKFFIYIDCFLFALIPFILILFSYIRILSSILKLPSATGRSKAFSTCSSHLIVVCLFYGSGLIAYLQSLSNYSNRMEKIFSLIYAVVTPMFNPLIYCLRNKDFTKAVKKLFFF; encoded by the coding sequence ATGGCAGACCAAAACCTTACTATCGTGGAAGAATTTATTCTCTTGGGATTTTCTGAATTTCCTAATTTCcaaagatttctttttgttttgtttttattcatttatataagtATCCTACTAGGGAATTGTCTCATCATTGTAATCACCAATGTGGAACCAGCTCTTCAAACACCCATGTATTACTTCCTTGGAAACTTCTcttttctggaaatttgttacacatCTGTCACCCTACCCAGAATTCTTATGAATCTTTGGAGtcaaaagagaaatatttctttAGTGTCATGTGCTGTACAACTGTGTTTCTTTCTTATTCTGGGTGCTGTAGAATGTTTCCTCCTGGCAGTGATGGCTTATGATCGTTATATAGCAATCTGTAAGCCCCTTTATTATCCTCTAATCATGAACTACAAAATGTGTGTCCAAATGGTGATTGGTTCCTGGATCACTGGAATTCCAGTTTTAATAGGACAGACATACCAGGTCTTCTCTGTGCCCTTCTGTGGTTCTAACAAACTCAATCATGTTTTTTGTGATATGCCTCCATTAATGAAATTAGCATGTGGAGATACATCTTGGAATAAGTTCTTTATTTATATTGATTGTTTCCTATTTGCTTTGATTCCCTTTATCTTGATTCTTTTCTCTTATATCAGAATCCTTAGTTCCATTCTGAAACTCCCCTCCGCCACTGGCAGATCCAAAGCATTCTCTACTTGCTCTTCTCatcttattgttgtttgcttattctaTGGTTCTGGTCTCATTGCATATCTACAATCTTTGTCCAATTACTCAAACAGAATGGAGAAGATCTTCTCTCTAATATACGCTGTAGTGACACCAATGTTTAATCCTTTGATATATTGTCTGAGAAACAAGGACTTCACTAAGGCagtgaaaaaacttttttttttttga
- the LOC141547490 gene encoding olfactory receptor 10AG1-like, with product MADQNLTIMEEFILLGFSEFPNIQGFLFVLFLFIYISILLGNSLIIVITNVEPALQTPMYYFLGNFSFLEICYTSVTLPRMLMNLWSQKRNISLVSCAVQMCFFLILAAVESFLLAVMAYDRYMAICRPLYYPLIMNHKMCVQMVIGSWITGIPVLIGQTYQIFSVPFCGSNKLNHVFCDMPPLMKLTCGDTSWDKFFIYFDCFLFGLIPFILILFSYIRILNAILKLPSTTGRSKAFSTCSSHLIVVCLFYGSGFIAYLLSMSSYSDRMEKISLIYIIVTPMFNPLIYSLRNKDFTKAMKKHFVLIFF from the coding sequence ATGGCAGATCAAAATCTTACTATCATGGAAGAATTTATTCTCTTGGGATTTTCTGAATTTCCCAATATCCaaggatttctttttgttttgtttttattcatctaTATAAGTATCCTACTAGGGAATTCCCTCATCATTGTAATCACCAATGTGGAACCAGCTCTTCAAACACCCATGTATTACTTCCTTGGAAACTTCTcttttctggaaatttgttacacatCAGTCACCCTACCCAGAATGCTTATGAATCTTTGGAGTCAAAAGAGAAACATTTCTTTAGTGTCATGTGCTGTACAAATGTGTTTCTTTCTTATTCTGGCTGCTGTAGAAAGTTTCCTCCTAGCAGTGATGGCATATGATCGTTACATGGCAATCTGTAGGCCCCTTTATTATCCTCTAATCATGAACCACAAAATGTGTGTCCAAATGGTAATTGGTTCCTGGATCACTGGAATTCCAGTTTTAATAGGGCAGACATACCAAATCTTTTCTGTGCCCTTCTGTGGTTCTAACAAACTCAATCATGTTTTTTGTGACATGCCTCCATTAATGAAATTAACATGTGGAGACACATCTTGGGAtaagttctttatttattttgattgtttCCTATTTGGTTTGATTCCCTTTATCTTGATACTCTTCTCTTACATCAGAATCCTTAATGCCATTCTGAAACTCCCCTCTACCACTGGCAGATCCAAAGCATTCTCTACTTGCTCTTCTCatcttattgttgtttgcttattttatgGTTCTGGTTTCATTGCATATCTACTATCTATGTCCAGTTACTCAGACCGAATGGAGAAGATCTCTCTAATATACATTATAGTGACACCAATGTTTAATCCTTTGATATATAGTCTGAGGAACAAGGACTTCACTAAGGCaatgaaaaaacattttgttttgatttttttttga